The Aedes albopictus strain Foshan chromosome 1, AalbF5, whole genome shotgun sequence genomic interval AAGGGATTGCTTCTCCCGGGTCTCCCAAATAAATCAGACTTCGAGATCTCCCTAAGAAACAAGCCACACTGTTTTTTCTTGGTGTCCGTAAATGAAAAACCGAAAAACGTTCTACGTTGTTCTTGATACTTTTACCTTTTACCGTATCCGAATACTGTATCTGAAACAATCTCATAGGCGGAGACGaatcagcctcgggctgaaagtctcgatgataaagataaaaaaaatctcataggGGTCGTCTATTGATAACGCAATGGTACATGTGCGACCGGGGATCTTTAAAAATCCTTCTTTTTTTCTTTGAACGTACCAAGTCTATAATAGCGTGGAACTCCTGACATTGCTCATTAAAAAGGCTACATGTTGCATACATCATTGACATTCTTGTTTCCGAATGCATCCATTTTCGATCGAAGACAAATCTTTTGAACTctcgtttacgccagcaaaattaaAAGAGTGGCGAATTCGAACAAACCAAATACGTTCTAAACTAGTCATATCGGttatcaaaaattttgattcctggATTATCAGTGCATTTTTTGCGGCATTGCCGATCCCCGATAATTGGCTTCCAGTCAGTTGAATCCTCGGATAATGATCGAACTTCTAGTCGATACTTTCACATGTATTACAAGGCATAACCTGGTTCACATGCTCTGACCCGGGGTCTTTTAAACGTTTCCGTTGCAAGTTATTTTTCTAATACAAGAAATAACAATTAAATGCTTTAATGACATTTGTATACTGCTTTATTTCTATTGTTATATCATAGCAACCAAGCAACCGATAAATCTAAGCAATCTAATGTAACTTGATTATGACATTTAATAAACTTTCAATTCATTCTTTGTCCAACCTTCAAATAAGTAAGACTTATCCAAACCGATAAATCTAAGCAATCTAATGTAACTTGATTATGACATTTAATAAACCTTCAATTCATTCTTTGTCCAACCTTCAAATAAGTAAGACTTATCCCGAAGTCAGAAAGTAAGAAGCCGAAGACACCTTGTTGGCAGTGCGGACAAATgcactttctgaaggaatgcgcTTTCAACAACCACCTCTGCAGAGACTGCAACCGTGTCGGCCATAAGGAAGGATACTGTTTCTGCTCCAAGAAATCAGCAAATCCGGCTAAGACCACACAATCACAATCAACCATCAGCAAGAagcaaaagaaggggaaatccaGTGTTGAAGCCAAAGGCGTGTTCGTTGTCAACCACATTGAACACCGGGAAAGCAAGCGGAAGTTCGTTACCGTGGCGATCAACGGAGTACCAGTCCCTCTTCAACTCGATTCGGCCAGCGACATCTCCATTGTTTCGGAAACTGTCTGGAAGCAACTCGGCAAGCCGGCGATCAATCCATCATCAAGCCAAGCCTCAAACGCATCGGGTGATCCACTATCCCTAGTAGGTGAGTTCGAATGTGAAGTATCCATCAAAGGAGAAACGAAGCGAGGCAGATGTTTCGTCACATCCGTACGTAATCTGAATCTGATGGGCATTGAATGGATTGACTTGTTCAACTTCTGGTCAATTCCGTTTGATTCCATTTGCAATCAGATCGTGATGCCTTCCAAACGTGAAATCGATCGAGAGATTCAGCAGCTGAAACTCAAGCACAAAGAAGTTTTCAACGAGACCCTTGGACTGTGCAACCGCACTAAGGTACAGCTGCATCTCAAGCCCGGAAGTAAGCCAGTTTTCTGCCCAAAACGACCCGTTCCGTTTCATTCTGTACCGTTGGTTGATGCTGAACTCAATCGTCTTCAAAGCCTAGGAATAATCACACCTGTGGATTTCTCGGAGTGGGCAGCCCCCATCGTAGCTGTGAAGAAACCGGATGGCAGAGTTCGCATTTGCGCGGATTACTCGACAGGCCTGAACAACGCTCTGGAAGCCAACAACTATCCCCTGCCGgtaccagaagaaatttttgcccAGCTGGCATGATGTCAAGTCTTCAGTGTGATCGACCTGTCCGATGCGTATTTTCAATGCGAAGTAACCGAAGATTCGAAACAACTTCTGACGATCAACACGCATAGAGGATTGTTTCGCTTCAACCGCCTGGCCCCAGGAGTCAAGTCAGCGCCAGGGGCATTCCAGCGGATGATAGAAAGTCTCATCGCGGATCTTCCTGAAGTACGCCCTTTCATTGATGACATCATCATCTTCAGCAAGGACTGGAAATCTCATGCTGAATCGCTGAACAAGTTGCTGCAAAGACTGACGGATTGCGGATTTCATCTGAAAATTCAAAAATGCAAGTTTTTCCAAACTGAAGTCCGTTACCTAGGCCACATCACCGATCGCAATGGTATCCGCCCTGACCCGGAGAAAGTTGAAACAATCTCGAGCATTCCCCCACCAACGAACGTATCCGAGCTGAGGTCCTATCTTGGAGCCGTGAATTACTATGGCAAATTCGTACGGTTTTGTGGACACCGTCAAAAGAAGCGTGAAGAAGATTTGCTCAGGAGGAGAGTCCCTAGAAGATTCACTTCAGACGTTTCTAACCGTATACCGTTCCACTCCAACACCGGATCTTGGCGGACAGTCACCTGCTGAAAGAATGCTAGGAAGGTCAATGCGAACAGTAGCAGCTCTTTTGAAACCTCCAGAACGTCAGCAGCAGTCCAAGAAAGTCGAACGGAAGGGTGATGTTACCAACCGTCAGGATTCTCCAAGATGCTACAAACAAGGCGATACGGTGTATGCCCAAGTTCACCAAGGCAATTCGTGGAGCTGGATACCTGGTAGGATCATCGAGCGTGTCGGAAAAGTTAATTACAACGTTTTGCTGAATCGAAATAGTCGACTAATCCGATCGCACATCAATCAACTACGAAATCGAGTTGAAGTTGAAGAGCAACCGTTACATCAAGATTCACCACTCACGGTTTTCCTCGATGAATTTGGTCTTCGACAAATGCCGACTACAGATTCAAGAAATGAAGGTCAAATACCTGCTGGTGTAGATGTTCCAATGGTTCCAATCGATGAAGTTTCTTCCTTACCGATGCCCGAGTTGGTAGAACCCATACCCGAACAAGATGAGCTACAAAATGAATCCGAACCAGAATCGAAAGATGAAGAACCTCGTGCAAACCCAGAAACACCGGAACGCCCTAGACGATTGCTTAGGCTCCCATCCAAGCTTCAAGGATATTGGTTGTTTTAAAGGGGGAGATGTTACATCATAGCAACCAAGCAACCGATAAATCTAAGCAATCTAATGTAACTTGATTATGACATTTAATAAACTTTCAATTC includes:
- the LOC134290033 gene encoding uncharacterized protein K02A2.6-like, giving the protein MANSYGFVDTVKRSVKKICSGGESLEDSLQTFLTVYRSTPTPDLGGQSPAERMLGRSMRTVAALLKPPERQQQSKKVERKGDVTNRQDSPRCYKQGDTVYAQVHQGNSWSWIPGRIIERVGKVNYNVLLNRNSRLIRSHINQLRNRVEVEEQPLHQDSPLTVFLDEFGLRQMPTTDSRNEGQIPAGVDVPMVPIDEVSSLPMPELVEPIPEQDELQNESEPESKDEEPRANPETPERPRRLLRLPSKLQGYWLF